The following are encoded in a window of Cycloclasticus pugetii PS-1 genomic DNA:
- a CDS encoding MotB family protein translates to MSDDNCPKCEEGLPAWMGTFADLMSLLMCFFVLLLSMATMDANRFKKMADSLNDAFGVQRQVVAYEIVKGTSVVAQHFSPAAGDPTILDEVRQQTTDSEREFLGKDSESDSDTTKKEDAKKQEEVEAKAKIVTEYVEATEQKIKDAKNLAEEIREFMVEEIDQNMVSVETDLDRVVIRIHENGSFSSGSAEFNPEFLPIMDKITAVVNGSVGTVTVAGHTDNIPIKAGLYRSNWELSAARAVTVAQTLLTDGTVDEKRLIIEGHADTVPLSDNETPEGRALNRRVEIILIQGEMPQDLSNPILDVVKQ, encoded by the coding sequence ATGAGTGATGATAATTGTCCAAAATGTGAAGAAGGGCTTCCAGCATGGATGGGGACCTTTGCCGACTTAATGTCATTATTGATGTGCTTTTTCGTATTGTTATTATCAATGGCAACTATGGATGCAAACCGTTTTAAGAAAATGGCAGACTCTTTAAATGATGCGTTTGGGGTGCAAAGACAGGTGGTTGCTTATGAAATAGTTAAAGGGACCAGTGTGGTTGCACAGCACTTTAGCCCGGCGGCGGGTGACCCAACCATTTTAGATGAGGTGCGGCAGCAAACAACCGACTCGGAAAGAGAGTTTTTAGGCAAAGACTCAGAGTCTGACTCAGACACAACGAAAAAAGAGGATGCTAAAAAACAAGAAGAGGTTGAGGCAAAAGCGAAAATCGTGACGGAGTATGTTGAAGCCACTGAGCAAAAAATTAAGGATGCTAAAAATTTAGCCGAAGAAATTAGAGAGTTTATGGTCGAAGAAATTGACCAAAATATGGTGAGTGTGGAAACCGACCTTGACCGGGTAGTTATTAGAATTCATGAAAATGGTTCGTTCTCCTCAGGTAGTGCGGAATTTAATCCAGAGTTTTTACCCATAATGGATAAAATTACAGCGGTTGTTAATGGTAGTGTTGGTACAGTGACTGTTGCAGGGCATACGGATAATATTCCCATTAAGGCGGGCTTGTATCGGTCTAATTGGGAACTGTCTGCGGCACGTGCCGTAACTGTCGCGCAAACACTGCTAACCGATGGAACGGTGGATGAAAAAAGACTGATCATTGAAGGTCATGCAGATACAGTGCCGCTATCTGATAACGAGACCCCTGAGGGTAGAGCGCTAAATAGGCGTGTCGAAATTATTTTAATTCAAGGTGAAATGCCCCAAGATTTAAGTAACCCCATACTAGACGTGGTGAAACAATAA
- a CDS encoding PilZ domain-containing protein, protein MSQDAGQERRRFFRIDDEVAISYRVISNDEMTKADGLKRNEVEPASLANELEKMNEVSRIHFRHVEKESPEVARYFSFIEAKINLLAHHIIMGTDELFVKTIQPVNISASGVSFAVSNALNIGDIVEIKFILTPSLASIKTFSKVVSCEQDSDQFKVAVEYSQLGDEDRDLLIRHIVKKQMNDIREQSD, encoded by the coding sequence ATGAGCCAAGATGCCGGACAAGAGCGTAGACGTTTTTTTAGAATAGACGATGAAGTGGCGATAAGTTATCGCGTTATTTCTAACGACGAAATGACTAAAGCCGATGGTCTTAAAAGGAATGAGGTTGAGCCAGCCTCTCTAGCCAATGAGTTGGAGAAAATGAATGAAGTGTCTCGGATACATTTTCGCCATGTAGAAAAAGAGTCGCCTGAAGTGGCGCGTTACTTTTCTTTTATAGAAGCTAAAATTAATTTATTAGCGCATCATATAATAATGGGTACCGATGAGCTGTTTGTAAAAACGATTCAGCCGGTTAATATCAGTGCCTCGGGTGTTTCATTTGCGGTAAGTAATGCGCTGAATATAGGGGATATTGTTGAGATAAAGTTTATTTTAACGCCCTCTCTAGCCAGCATAAAAACTTTCTCAAAGGTCGTTTCTTGTGAGCAAGATAGCGATCAGTTCAAGGTTGCTGTTGAGTATAGCCAGCTGGGCGATGAAGATAGGGATTTGTTAATTCGTCATATCGTTAAAAAGCAGATGAATGATATACGTGAGCAAAGCGACTAA
- the birA gene encoding bifunctional biotin--[acetyl-CoA-carboxylase] ligase/biotin operon repressor BirA, which produces MELLEIHKAIIKRMADGQFFSGQQLADELNVSRASIWNYLKTLETAGFDFHAVKGKGTRLKLAIELLDKQRILTCLSSEHRALLKQLDVLDVCASTNQAIVEKHQLTPLPNGSVCMAEMQTMGRGRLGRSWVSPYGQNLYISFLWNFKGGISALSGLSLACGVAVCRALKSLGLNGHGLKWPNDILWEGKKLGGILVEIQGESQGGYTAIVGIGLNYQMNELSSGEIGQPWVDVCHAYGEKMGRNKLAAHVLAEVLSILHGYEETGLLPHVEQWNNYDCYRDKKVRILSGEQYEEGVASGISKTGELLLLTPDGRTKKIMSGEVSLRLSE; this is translated from the coding sequence ATGGAACTACTTGAAATTCATAAAGCGATAATAAAACGCATGGCAGATGGTCAGTTTTTTTCTGGGCAGCAGCTAGCCGATGAGTTAAATGTTAGTCGTGCTTCCATTTGGAATTACCTCAAAACACTCGAAACAGCAGGCTTTGACTTCCATGCTGTAAAAGGAAAAGGCACGCGCTTAAAATTAGCAATAGAGTTGTTGGATAAACAACGTATTCTTACCTGCTTATCTAGTGAACACAGAGCCTTGTTGAAGCAGCTCGATGTATTAGATGTGTGCGCATCGACTAACCAAGCCATCGTTGAGAAACACCAACTAACGCCTTTACCCAATGGGTCAGTTTGTATGGCTGAAATGCAGACAATGGGCCGAGGACGATTAGGCAGATCATGGGTGTCTCCATATGGGCAAAACCTATACATTTCTTTTTTGTGGAACTTTAAGGGCGGGATATCGGCCTTATCGGGGCTGAGTTTGGCGTGCGGGGTTGCTGTTTGTCGTGCGCTCAAAAGCCTCGGTTTAAATGGTCATGGCCTGAAATGGCCAAATGATATTCTATGGGAAGGTAAAAAACTGGGTGGAATTTTAGTAGAAATTCAAGGGGAAAGCCAAGGTGGTTATACTGCCATTGTCGGCATCGGGCTCAATTATCAAATGAATGAATTGTCGTCTGGCGAAATTGGCCAGCCTTGGGTTGATGTGTGTCATGCGTATGGCGAGAAAATGGGGCGAAATAAATTGGCTGCCCATGTGCTGGCTGAGGTTTTAAGTATACTGCATGGCTACGAAGAGACTGGTTTATTGCCACATGTTGAGCAATGGAATAACTACGATTGTTATCGAGATAAAAAGGTTCGAATTTTATCTGGTGAGCAATACGAGGAAGGCGTTGCGAGTGGTATCTCAAAGACAGGAGAGCTCTTATTGTTAACCCCCGATGGCCGAACGAAAAAAATCATGTCAGGTGAGGTTAGCCTGAGGTTAAGCGAGTAA
- a CDS encoding type III pantothenate kinase, with product MSELYIDRGNTALKWQLVERGRLLNQGVFSNEITLREGFSTLKESRLANIYVSSVAAEAFCRDLQVWAKERLYPAPTFVESTRKACGVVNAYQDAAQLGVDRWLAMIAAHHKYTGMLCVVDTGTALTMDFLLESGQHLGGFIVPGAELMRKSLLSNTHKINIGDTLNSSQLGTNTSEAVTYGVEQMLVLFVREKVVDVGEKHQQPITTILTGGHATVLAEGLWQDVRLEKDLVLQGLQLVTKSYQ from the coding sequence ATGTCTGAACTTTATATAGACCGTGGTAATACAGCGCTTAAATGGCAGTTGGTTGAAAGAGGGCGTTTGTTAAATCAAGGCGTGTTTAGTAACGAAATTACGTTGAGGGAAGGTTTTTCAACGTTAAAAGAGAGTCGCCTCGCAAATATTTATGTGTCTAGTGTGGCTGCTGAAGCATTTTGTCGTGACTTGCAGGTTTGGGCTAAAGAACGTCTCTACCCTGCGCCTACGTTTGTAGAAAGTACCCGTAAAGCTTGTGGGGTTGTTAATGCCTATCAAGATGCCGCGCAATTAGGTGTGGACCGTTGGTTAGCAATGATTGCGGCACACCATAAATATACCGGTATGCTATGTGTTGTAGATACAGGGACCGCACTGACCATGGACTTTCTATTAGAGAGCGGCCAACATTTGGGTGGTTTTATAGTTCCAGGCGCTGAATTAATGAGAAAAAGCCTGTTAAGCAACACACATAAAATCAACATAGGTGATACGCTGAATTCTAGTCAGCTTGGAACAAATACAAGTGAAGCGGTTACGTATGGTGTTGAACAGATGTTGGTGCTGTTTGTACGAGAAAAAGTTGTTGATGTAGGGGAAAAGCATCAGCAACCGATAACAACTATTTTAACGGGTGGCCATGCAACTGTTTTAGCGGAAGGCTTATGGCAGGACGTTCGATTGGAAAAAGACCTTGTGTTACAGGGTTTACAGCTAGTGACTAAATCATACCAGTGA
- a CDS encoding YeiH family protein yields the protein MKKIIYVIPGVALCCGMGFLAILLAAYVPVGAVTLAIILGLIVGNSLRINDQFKSGINYSEKYLLSIAIALLGVQLNFSILSELGYATILMIVFTMGVTIFSSLIFAKWFGFDKRCALLLGLGNGICGSSAVAATKDIVGANEEQVGLSIAIVNFLGTLGIFLLPFISHYLLNLSELNAGVLIGNTLQAVGQVLAAGFSVSQATGEAATIVKMVRILLLAPVILILIFMFSRVNMKTNEDLKVAYRIPLFVVGFFGFSVIQTFGLLKQEQVELVSTMSHYALIVAMSGIGLKIAFDGIIKNGKKALLIASVIFVFQIIMSSSLILIFFK from the coding sequence ATGAAAAAAATTATTTATGTTATACCGGGCGTTGCTCTTTGCTGCGGAATGGGTTTCTTAGCAATATTGTTAGCCGCCTATGTTCCGGTAGGTGCTGTTACCTTAGCCATTATACTTGGCCTTATTGTCGGCAACAGTTTACGTATTAATGATCAATTCAAATCTGGTATTAACTATAGCGAGAAATATTTACTCTCCATTGCTATTGCCCTTTTAGGTGTTCAGCTAAATTTTTCAATTCTAAGTGAATTAGGCTATGCGACCATTTTAATGATCGTGTTTACGATGGGCGTTACTATTTTTTCATCGCTGATATTTGCAAAATGGTTTGGGTTTGATAAACGCTGTGCGTTATTGCTTGGTTTAGGGAATGGCATTTGTGGCAGTTCTGCAGTTGCAGCGACCAAGGATATAGTCGGTGCGAATGAAGAGCAAGTTGGCCTCTCCATTGCCATTGTGAATTTTTTAGGCACCCTTGGCATTTTTCTCCTACCCTTTATTAGTCACTACCTATTAAATTTATCTGAGCTTAATGCAGGTGTATTGATCGGCAACACATTACAAGCTGTAGGGCAAGTTTTAGCTGCCGGGTTTTCAGTAAGTCAAGCAACGGGGGAAGCGGCAACCATCGTTAAAATGGTCAGAATTTTGTTACTTGCCCCAGTAATCCTGATTCTGATCTTCATGTTTTCTCGAGTAAACATGAAAACGAATGAAGACCTCAAAGTCGCCTATAGAATCCCGCTCTTTGTCGTTGGTTTTTTTGGTTTCTCAGTTATCCAAACCTTTGGCTTACTGAAACAAGAACAAGTTGAGCTAGTCAGCACAATGAGCCACTACGCCCTTATTGTCGCCATGTCAGGCATTGGGTTAAAAATTGCCTTTGATGGAATTATTAAAAATGGCAAAAAAGCATTGCTTATAGCAAGTGTTATTTTTGTGTTTCAGATAATAATGAGCTCTAGTTTAATCCTTATTTTCTTTAAATAA
- a CDS encoding alpha/beta hydrolase, with amino-acid sequence MPTLQAHAVRSTAFGEFEAVMIENCGHVPHVEQPDLVPKRSTDFLKRLAV; translated from the coding sequence ATGCCAACACTTCAAGCGCATGCGGTTAGAAGTACGGCTTTTGGTGAATTTGAAGCCGTTATGATAGAAAACTGCGGGCATGTTCCACATGTTGAACAGCCTGATCTAGTTCCCAAGCGAAGCACAGACTTCCTTAAACGTTTAGCTGTATAA
- a CDS encoding putative quinol monooxygenase: MMSINVILNLQVSTENRETLLNTFEAILPDTRAFKGCQEIVVTSNDDDPLNIVVLEKWDSREDHKSYMAWRSERGDLEKLGTLLTAPPTTKYLTPTTI; this comes from the coding sequence ATGATGTCTATAAATGTAATATTGAATTTACAAGTTAGTACAGAAAACCGTGAAACACTATTAAATACATTCGAAGCTATATTACCGGATACACGCGCTTTTAAAGGTTGCCAAGAGATTGTCGTTACAAGCAATGATGATGACCCTTTAAATATTGTGGTGTTAGAAAAATGGGACTCGCGCGAAGACCACAAAAGTTATATGGCTTGGCGCTCAGAGCGCGGAGATTTAGAAAAACTAGGTACGTTATTAACCGCACCACCAACGACTAAATACCTTACACCGACAACAATATAA
- a CDS encoding LysR family transcriptional regulator, translating into MENLNRMMIFYHVVDLGSFTEAAKVLKMAKSAVSRHVTLLEKQVGARLLNRTTRQLNLTEVGRIYFQSCKKIVEETQYMQNEISVLQNQPVGSLKIATTNSLGIQYITPLIVEFMRLYPKLNIELMLQDQVIDMVEENIDVCVRVGWLQNSDLVATKVADSRLVLAASPSYLKQYGPIVTPKDLEKHACVIFSLLPNPTKWTFTQKKQQETVSVGAIIKTNNAGAVKALLLQGAGASVLSHFIVAEDLREGRLVELLPNYDLGSAGIYLVYQEKQYKQLKIQLFNDFIKKNLKLD; encoded by the coding sequence ATGGAAAACCTCAATCGAATGATGATTTTCTACCATGTCGTTGACTTGGGCAGCTTTACTGAGGCCGCTAAAGTGTTGAAAATGGCAAAATCGGCGGTTAGTCGACACGTCACCCTCTTGGAAAAACAAGTTGGTGCAAGGTTGTTAAATCGAACAACTCGTCAACTAAACCTAACTGAGGTTGGGCGAATCTACTTTCAAAGCTGCAAGAAAATCGTAGAAGAGACGCAGTACATGCAAAATGAAATCAGTGTGCTGCAAAACCAGCCCGTTGGCTCATTAAAAATTGCCACAACTAATAGCTTAGGGATTCAATATATTACGCCGTTAATTGTCGAGTTTATGCGTTTATACCCCAAATTAAACATTGAACTAATGCTACAAGACCAAGTGATCGACATGGTTGAAGAAAATATAGACGTGTGTGTTCGCGTGGGCTGGTTACAAAACTCTGACCTTGTCGCAACAAAAGTGGCTGATTCACGCCTGGTATTAGCCGCAAGTCCTAGCTATTTGAAGCAATACGGGCCAATAGTTACACCCAAAGACCTTGAAAAACATGCCTGCGTCATTTTTTCCTTATTGCCTAACCCGACTAAATGGACATTTACCCAAAAAAAGCAACAAGAAACCGTGTCGGTCGGTGCCATTATAAAAACTAACAATGCAGGCGCTGTTAAAGCTTTACTGTTACAAGGTGCGGGCGCATCTGTCTTGTCTCACTTTATAGTGGCTGAAGATTTACGAGAAGGACGCTTGGTTGAGTTGCTGCCTAATTATGACTTAGGGTCTGCAGGTATTTATTTAGTGTATCAAGAGAAGCAATATAAGCAGTTAAAAATACAGTTATTTAATGACTTTATTAAGAAAAATTTAAAATTGGACTGA
- a CDS encoding OmpP1/FadL family transporter, whose product MTYKAKISVGVLLLSFSHFASAINGYFAIAYGAKMTGMAGAAIAFPEDTLTGAVNPAGMSQVEGLDIGARFLYLPRDAEFDCRGIGACDELVRDDSQRDYWIVPNFGWNKRLNDKSTLGVTVYGNGGINTAYRKRLFTETAERVLGAPSITTDGHLGVDFAQLIIATTYTYEMSPNNYIGVSPLFGIQKFSAQGLDFFQGVSSDAGSLTNRGDEVSYGLGIKLGWFYKSNDTYQFGAYYAPKM is encoded by the coding sequence ATGACATACAAAGCTAAGATTTCAGTAGGGGTTCTTTTGCTCTCCTTTAGCCATTTTGCATCTGCAATCAATGGCTATTTCGCGATTGCTTACGGTGCCAAAATGACGGGCATGGCCGGAGCCGCGATTGCCTTTCCTGAAGACACTTTAACAGGTGCTGTTAACCCTGCCGGCATGTCTCAAGTAGAAGGTTTAGATATTGGCGCTCGTTTTCTCTATTTACCCCGTGACGCCGAATTTGATTGCCGGGGTATCGGGGCTTGTGATGAGCTAGTACGGGATGATAGTCAGCGCGATTATTGGATTGTTCCGAACTTTGGCTGGAATAAACGATTAAATGATAAAAGCACACTGGGTGTTACTGTTTACGGTAATGGTGGGATTAATACGGCATATAGAAAACGCTTGTTTACAGAAACAGCCGAACGTGTTTTAGGGGCTCCAAGCATAACGACAGACGGGCATCTAGGGGTGGATTTTGCGCAACTTATTATCGCCACCACCTACACGTATGAAATGTCTCCAAATAACTATATTGGGGTATCTCCTTTATTTGGTATTCAGAAATTTAGTGCGCAAGGTTTAGACTTCTTTCAAGGCGTATCGTCAGACGCAGGCAGTCTAACGAACAGAGGGGACGAGGTGTCCTACGGACTGGGTATTAAATTAGGGTGGTTTTATAAATCTAACGATACTTACCAGTTTGGCGCCTACTATGCACCAAAAATGTAA
- a CDS encoding OmpP1/FadL family transporter, protein MKKYSGLLANNGEFDIPSNYGVGLAINFSKQLSIAFDVTRINYKDIEALSNPVPTASELNPMIGFSADRLLGAKNSVGFGWKSITAYSLGVRYIFDDKITLRAGANVGEEQIPRRSGLLNPITPAMPAKHLTAGFSYKNSEHSEWSLAVMHAFRNELTAENTAFLGTDVKFGIAETTLDISYSYSY, encoded by the coding sequence ATGAAAAAATATTCTGGTCTGCTTGCTAACAATGGTGAGTTTGATATTCCTTCAAATTACGGTGTGGGCTTGGCCATTAATTTTTCAAAACAACTGTCTATTGCTTTTGATGTGACACGCATTAACTACAAAGACATTGAGGCGTTGTCAAACCCTGTGCCCACGGCTTCGGAGCTGAACCCTATGATCGGTTTCTCCGCAGATAGGCTACTCGGTGCAAAAAACAGCGTTGGGTTTGGTTGGAAAAGTATTACGGCGTATTCATTAGGTGTTCGTTACATTTTTGATGACAAAATAACGCTTCGGGCTGGTGCAAACGTGGGTGAAGAACAGATTCCTAGACGATCTGGGTTACTAAACCCCATTACCCCCGCCATGCCAGCTAAACATTTAACGGCTGGGTTTAGCTATAAAAACAGTGAGCATTCAGAATGGTCATTGGCTGTTATGCACGCCTTTCGTAATGAATTAACCGCTGAGAACACAGCATTTTTAGGGACGGATGTTAAGTTTGGCATTGCTGAGACGACCTTAGATATTAGCTACAGTTACAGTTACTAA
- a CDS encoding porin, protein MIMLKKLSIPLLALVSLPALADSSHAYANAVLEALQKKGLLSEHDVADIKQHAQQAELQASKPSVAKKTSVKSAVNNLVVATKKNVNKASPNIKFWGLAQPRYTFVPSKNGRQGTNSFTLRRARLGFTGFASDNVAFRFQYDASNEVVGLSNAQKLLDAWVSLKHFDDSLGSITVGQQFALGYTRRPHKSASVERKFTEVLSPGAVGRARGLTIRKGNMGLPETNSKGYFGNRVHYALGLFNSPDLSLNNDNNDLLFSAAFALRPNGISPSDDEYQFKDRPLAYSVGAAYSTSLDSVTLDTKFQPNGVELDNEWLSVFADVQAHHWWLWASWAEFKSDATGGLAVNTQGDNTNALSSSALTLGLSRAYLLNSEDMGWAWALQYQHVDNEHPSRTAFFRPLTGKSTDEIARGMNQGSVYQAIFTWQFDENLRLINELAYYDPTDGKFNYPSFISQLQLSF, encoded by the coding sequence ATGATTATGTTAAAAAAATTATCAATCCCTTTGCTGGCGCTTGTTAGCCTTCCTGCTTTAGCTGATTCTTCTCATGCCTATGCAAATGCGGTTCTTGAAGCCCTTCAAAAAAAAGGCTTACTAAGCGAACATGATGTGGCGGACATTAAGCAACATGCTCAACAAGCCGAATTGCAAGCGAGTAAACCCTCCGTGGCTAAAAAAACCAGTGTTAAGTCGGCTGTTAATAATTTAGTCGTAGCGACTAAAAAAAATGTTAACAAGGCGAGTCCTAATATTAAATTTTGGGGGTTAGCGCAGCCACGCTACACCTTTGTCCCCTCTAAAAATGGCCGTCAAGGAACAAATAGTTTTACATTAAGACGAGCGCGTCTAGGTTTTACGGGTTTTGCAAGTGACAATGTGGCTTTTCGCTTCCAGTATGATGCATCTAACGAAGTGGTAGGCTTATCAAACGCGCAAAAACTACTGGATGCTTGGGTGAGTTTGAAGCACTTTGATGACAGTCTTGGTAGTATCACAGTGGGGCAGCAATTTGCACTCGGTTATACAAGGCGACCACATAAATCGGCTAGCGTGGAACGCAAATTTACCGAGGTGTTATCACCCGGGGCTGTCGGTCGAGCGCGTGGGTTAACAATTAGAAAAGGCAATATGGGGCTGCCTGAAACTAACTCAAAGGGGTATTTTGGTAACCGTGTACATTATGCGCTTGGCTTATTTAATAGCCCTGACTTATCGCTAAATAATGATAATAACGATTTGTTGTTTTCAGCCGCCTTTGCGCTCCGCCCAAATGGTATTTCCCCCAGTGATGATGAATATCAATTTAAAGACAGGCCGTTAGCGTACAGCGTTGGTGCTGCCTACAGTACATCATTAGATTCTGTCACGTTGGATACAAAATTTCAGCCTAACGGGGTTGAGTTAGATAATGAGTGGCTTAGCGTATTTGCAGACGTTCAAGCGCACCATTGGTGGCTATGGGCGTCATGGGCAGAATTTAAATCTGATGCCACAGGTGGTTTAGCAGTTAATACACAAGGTGATAATACAAATGCGCTGAGTTCTAGTGCTTTAACTTTAGGCCTTAGCCGTGCCTATTTGCTGAACTCTGAAGACATGGGCTGGGCATGGGCATTACAGTATCAGCATGTCGATAATGAGCACCCCTCTAGAACAGCTTTCTTTAGACCGTTAACAGGGAAATCGACTGATGAAATAGCTCGCGGTATGAACCAAGGTAGTGTTTACCAAGCTATATTCACTTGGCAGTTTGATGAAAACTTAAGGCTTATTAATGAGCTGGCGTACTATGACCCCACAGACGGTAAATTTAATTATCCATCGTTTATTAGTCAATTACAGCTTTCCTTCTAA
- a CDS encoding alpha/beta fold hydrolase, whose product MKQEHYIQAANRRLRVQQIGHIQANAPTLVFLHGGIDSIEMWRDFPEQVHQATGLCVIVYERWGHGQSEPLTEFREYDTRAEEAGEPLLDLFKHFGLTDVILVGHSYGGVISLVAASLHTEVVCAVVSIVPQMLIHDQCLAGAQEAKEAFENGDLRKKLFKFHGEGLDILFYDWINRVNSEAYQAEDCTQYLQQISCPVLQVFGKEDGFGYLPNLDLSKKHIPSQLSVKVVPDAGHYVHLDAKETVVNEVKEFCLTL is encoded by the coding sequence ATGAAACAAGAACACTATATTCAAGCAGCTAACCGACGCCTTCGTGTGCAACAAATAGGTCATATACAGGCTAACGCACCTACATTAGTTTTTTTGCATGGTGGTATAGACTCTATTGAAATGTGGCGTGATTTCCCCGAACAAGTGCATCAAGCTACTGGTTTATGCGTTATTGTTTATGAACGCTGGGGGCACGGGCAGTCTGAGCCGCTAACTGAGTTTCGAGAGTATGACACGCGTGCAGAGGAGGCGGGTGAGCCGTTGCTTGATCTTTTTAAGCACTTTGGCTTAACTGACGTCATTCTAGTGGGGCATAGTTATGGCGGTGTTATATCTCTTGTTGCGGCAAGCCTGCATACAGAGGTTGTATGTGCTGTCGTATCGATTGTTCCGCAAATGCTTATTCATGATCAATGTTTAGCCGGTGCACAAGAAGCTAAGGAAGCGTTTGAAAATGGCGACCTTCGAAAAAAGCTCTTTAAATTCCATGGCGAAGGGCTCGATATTTTGTTCTATGATTGGATAAATAGAGTGAATAGTGAGGCTTACCAAGCTGAGGATTGCACGCAGTATTTGCAACAAATAAGCTGTCCGGTCTTGCAGGTTTTTGGCAAAGAGGATGGTTTTGGGTATTTGCCAAACCTTGATCTGTCAAAAAAACATATACCCAGCCAGCTATCAGTCAAGGTTGTGCCCGATGCAGGGCATTATGTTCACTTAGATGCTAAAGAAACCGTCGTTAATGAGGTAAAAGAGTTTTGTCTAACACTGTAA
- a CDS encoding alpha/beta fold hydrolase, translating into MTTLTEQNTSKNIHIKNLDMNLHYNEAGSGDETVIMLHGGGPGAAGWSNFSRNIDAFAEKYRTILLDCPGFNKSDAVITDLARDVLNARAIKGLMDELGIEKAHLIGNSMGGASALSFSLEFPERLDKMVLMGAGGGGQSMFSPMPLEGIKLLVALYQNPSLEALKRMIEVFVYDPSLMSDELIEGRFENMMRKPEHLENFMKSFASSNIIVSDFTPNLGKIAAETFIIWGRDDRFCPLDHGLKFLWGIPNADLHILSKCGHWAQWEHAEKFNSLTLDFLAR; encoded by the coding sequence ATGACGACTCTTACAGAACAAAACACCAGCAAAAACATCCACATTAAAAATCTCGACATGAACCTACACTATAACGAAGCAGGCAGTGGAGACGAAACCGTCATCATGCTTCACGGTGGTGGACCTGGTGCAGCAGGCTGGAGTAACTTTTCTCGAAATATTGATGCTTTTGCAGAAAAGTATCGCACTATTTTATTAGATTGCCCTGGTTTTAATAAATCTGACGCTGTTATTACAGACCTAGCACGCGATGTACTAAACGCACGTGCTATTAAAGGCCTGATGGATGAGTTAGGTATTGAAAAAGCACACTTAATTGGCAACTCAATGGGCGGTGCCAGCGCACTTAGCTTTTCTCTTGAGTTTCCAGAGCGCCTAGACAAAATGGTATTGATGGGTGCTGGTGGTGGTGGCCAAAGCATGTTCTCACCAATGCCATTAGAGGGTATTAAATTATTGGTCGCTTTATACCAAAACCCATCCCTTGAAGCGTTAAAACGAATGATTGAAGTTTTTGTTTACGATCCTTCATTAATGAGCGACGAACTAATTGAAGGCCGCTTTGAGAATATGATGAGAAAGCCTGAGCACCTTGAAAACTTTATGAAAAGCTTTGCCAGTTCTAATATTATTGTCAGCGACTTTACACCCAACCTCGGCAAAATAGCAGCTGAAACATTTATCATTTGGGGTCGTGATGACCGATTCTGCCCTCTTGATCATGGACTTAAATTTTTATGGGGTATTCCTAATGCAGACTTGCACATCCTTAGCAAGTGCGGCCATTGGGCGCAGTGGGAACATGCAGAAAAATTCAACTCATTAACATTAGATTTTTTAGCTCGCTAA